The nucleotide sequence GACGCCCGCAACGGAAAGGAGAATAACCAAAACATAGGGCACTATCTTAACCACCGAATAGCTGTACACTGCCGTTTCGGTTTCTATAGACCCTAGGTCCCATCCCTGAAAGAGTAAGATACCGATAGTGAACAAGGCCGCGGGCACGGCGATTTTAATGTTCTCCTTAAACTTATCGCTCATCTTACAGCCCAAGGATTGTGTGGCGGCAATGGTCGTATCCGAAATCACCGATAAATTGTCACCGAACATACTGCCCCCTAACAAGGCGCCGCACAAAAGGGCCAGATCGGCACTGCTCTCCTCGGCAAAACCGACTACGATAGGGGCCAAGGCCACGATGGAACCGACCGAAGTACCGGTAGAGATCGATAAAAACCCGGCAATGATAAAGATGCCCACATAGATATATTGAAGGGCGATAAAATCCAATCCCAAGTTTACGATCGCCTCTACACTGCCCGTTTGTTTGGTAAGGGCGGCAAAAGCCCCGGCCAGTAAATAGATCAGGCACATGGTCAGTATTTTTTCATCGCCACAGCCTTTTAACAAGGTAGCTATTTTTGATTTTACCGATGGGCCGAACATAAGAAACGCCACGATAATGCCCACAATAACCGCTATAGGGGCCGGTAAGGCATAGAAATCGTTTTGATAGATACCAACGCCCAAAAATGTAAAAACGAAGACCAACAAGGGGATCAAAGCCGAAAATTGGGGGCTAAGCTTATTCGAATGTGCCATTTCTCTTTATTCTTTTCAAAAAGGAAACAGCTGTGGATAAGCAGAAGTATGGGCTAACATTGGTTCCAACTAATTGGCTTATCTCTTTAGCACCTTGCTCGTTAATGCAGGTTGCTATCTCCGTTCTTGAGATTCTTGATAATAAATTTAAGCCCGCAAAAGTAGGACATAAAAGCTGTTGGGCCTCTAAAAAAAAGTTAATTTCCGGATCTTCTTCCTGTTTTTTTATTAAGCCCTTAACAGCGACCACAAATACCGGAACCACTCATAAAAATTAGATAACCAACCACTTACAAACCTATCTTCATATCCTATGGATAGCACTTAGATAGCCCTGGCTCGCTCGACCATACTATAGTCTTATCATTTGCGTTATGCTATTTCTCAATTGAAGCCTTGGGAACCTAACCTTTATCTCTTTACATTATGAGAAAACCAGTGTTTTTAACAACAAGTGTTCCCTTTTTTAAAACACCCCTACGCATAGCTTACCGATATAGGCCGTAATTCCCAGTTTTATCCCTTGACCGAATTTAAGGGCAACGCCACAAAGGGCATGCTCCGTAAATCGCCTTAACCGCCAATACCGTATAAATATCCCGGCCAAAGACCTTGATCTATTATAAAAACAAGAAAATCAATTTTAAATAACAACAAATGAGATTATTCCCCATTATTGCCTCCTTTCTCTTCTTCAACTCAGTTTTCTCTCAAGAGGAATACATTAATATAGATAAAACGTACGATAGAGTACCAGATGAATTGCTTCAAAAAGTCAAGGACAATGGTTTTGAAAGCTCCGGAATCTATTTTATAAATGGCTATTTGAACGTCAATAAAAATGACCTGTCTACCTTCATGGACACCTCTGGGAATATACTGAATCAGCTATACGATTTTAAAACCGATATGTCTTCGGCCAAAATATTCTTTACAGGCCAACCCGTGACCGGTATAAACGATATCGGTAAAAAAGAAGAACAAAGGTATATCAACATTAAGGCCTTTAATGCCATGGGTGAGCCCGTACAAACAGAAATCGGCGCCACGGGCGATTACTACTTTTCTTCGAACATGGCCAGTGTCTACGATCACTACCTAAGTACCGATACGGACTATTTTACCGTTCATTACGACAAGCCCGATGCCAGTAAAAGTGGCGGATACTCCTTACAAGAAGGTTTGATTAACGGAAAGGGAGCTATTGTGCTCAAAGCGAAATATAAGAGCGTAAGACAAATAGCAAACGATTATTTCCTTATTAAAACGGAGGATGGGGCTTCTGAAATAATGAATGTGATGGATAGGGTTACCTTGCCCGTAAAAATTGGTCGTATTTTACTTTTTAACGAAGTGCCCAATGTACAACAGGTAAACACCTTTGTCTCTTTTAACGATAAAATCATTGCTACCGATGGCGATACCGACAAATGGGGAGTTTACGATATGGCAAACAAAAAATGGAGTATACCCGCAACGTATGAAGAGCTAAAACCATTCAACACCTTCAGGCAATTGGGAGAACACATGAAACACATCTTGTTTACCGATACTTTCTTTGTTAAAAAAGAAGGGAAATGGGGCGCCGTAGATTCCAATAACACCACCGTTATTCCCTTTAAGTATTCTAAAATGGATTACAATGGCGCCAGCTTTATCGTATATGACGAAAATGGCCATATGAATCTTTTTGATATAGCCACACAAACAGAACTTTTTGACCATTTCTACGATCAAATAAACTTTGATAACGACCATCCTGAATTGGCCGTATTGGTTTCCAACGGGTCGGTCGGAATCTATGATTATGCCAATAAATCATTTATTGTAGATCCATCGGAAGGATACAAAACCTATAACAGCGTCAATAGAAACCAGAATCATTTGCTAAAACGTAAAGATGCCGAAGGCAAAGACGATATGGCGCTATTCTCTATTAAGTATAAAAAAGTGATTGCCTCCGGTTTTAGGGATTATTACGTATTGCACGAGACTAAATTCGGAAAGATACGTCATGTCGACGGCACCAATTCTATCATAGATATGGAAGGAAAAACAATTATACCTCCAGGAAAATATATGGGCAAGGCCGGATACCAAAAGGGAATCTTGTTTTTCTACGATAGCTATGGAAAGCGCAAGAAACCCGTTCATTGCTACAAACCTAGCGGGGAAAAGGTAGATACCGCCCTTTGCCAAGAAACCTTAAGCCCAGACAAGAAAAAGAAGAAAAAGAAAAAATAACAGCCGTCTGTAGATTCTACCTAAAAAAGCAACTACTGGAGGGGTAATTGCTTTTTTATTTGAAAACCAAGTCTGTTCAAAAAAACCTATATCAAAATCTTAGCGCGCCCTCCCTTTAGTTTTAAGGAAGGCTGCAATTTCGAATGTGAAGGCATACGAAATACGTTAAGCCCTCTTAAACACCGTACTATGAATTATAATTCTTTCAAATTATTCTTTTCCGTAAGCCTGTTTTTTTCACTTGTAGCCTGCTCTGAAAACGAGTCGCCAACAGATGAACCGACTACCGATACCGAGCTAGAAGTAGCCAATGTTCAATCTTATTCCCAAGACTTTGGTTATAACGGCGACATCGTAGAGATCACCGGAAGCAATTTTGTTGAAAGCAGTAGTGATGTCGAAGTTCTTTTTGATGGTGTAGCTTTAGAAATCATATCCGCCGGTAAAACCTCCATTCAGGTCAAATTGCCTTTGGTCGAAAATGGCATTCCCAAGCTAGAGATCAACATGAAAGACCGCAAGGTCGTTTCGGAAGTAGCCAATGCCTATGAAGGGAATATTGGCGTACTGGCCAAAGTGCCCGGAGAATGGGCCCTGACCAAATTAGAAGGAGCCTTGCCAAATGCAACCATATGGACCTCACAATTGGTTTCTCCCGAAAGATTGTATTACGGACTCGTTAGTGGCTCTAACGGCAATACAAGAACCACATGGCGAAGTCTTGATGGGGGACTCACATTTAAACGCTGGGCCTACCAAGGGTTTTCCAATGTCTTTCAAGCGACCTCAACCGATGAAGGATGGGCCGAAAGCCTACGCCTGTTGAAAATACCCGCTGGCGGAAGTGTCAATGAAAAGGAAGAGATCCTCTTTACCACTACCGACAACTCAAACAGCAATATAGCGGCAATCAGCGTGAGCGACGACCTAAAGACCGGAATGCTTATTACAGGCTCGAAAACAGTATATAAAACAACCGATGGCGGATTCACTTGGGATACCGTAGAGACTTTACTGCCCAACACAAACTTTGTGTTTTTAGACACTAAAACTGGATGGTCATTTTCAGGCAATACCATTTATATGACCACTGACGGTGGACTTACCTGGAATGAAGACCTAAAAGCCGAAAGCCGTGTAGACCGAATAGATATCAAAGACAACGTGGTCGTTGCCAAAATCGAAAACGGCATCTTACGCTATTTTCTGTAATGTAATGAAATAGAAGCGCACCCTATTTTAAGATAACTTCAAAAAAAACTCCAAAGGCACATTATTGTGCCTTTTTTCGTTGATAGCAAACACAGATAGTTCAAGCGTTTTCCCTGCTTTTTACTACATACTGGTCCTTTCCCCTAAAACCGAATTTCCACGCTTCCTAAGGCGGATATCAAGAAAAAGCCTTTAGATGTTTTTTAGGATGTCTTGGTACGGATGGATAAAGTAGCAACTCCTTTAGATTTTCCTACTGGGACACCCCTAAACAAAAGATAACTTTTATATTTGTAGGTTTTATATTACGTATTAATTTAATTTAACACTCCTATTGTAAAAATTCACTACTAGTTTTTATCCCAAATCTACAT is from Zobellia galactanivorans and encodes:
- a CDS encoding Na+/H+ antiporter NhaC family protein; the encoded protein is MAHSNKLSPQFSALIPLLVFVFTFLGVGIYQNDFYALPAPIAVIVGIIVAFLMFGPSVKSKIATLLKGCGDEKILTMCLIYLLAGAFAALTKQTGSVEAIVNLGLDFIALQYIYVGIFIIAGFLSISTGTSVGSIVALAPIVVGFAEESSADLALLCGALLGGSMFGDNLSVISDTTIAATQSLGCKMSDKFKENIKIAVPAALFTIGILLFQGWDLGSIETETAVYSYSVVKIVPYVLVILLSVAGVNVFVTLLLGAIAAGLLGIAFGDFTLMESTKIAYTGFTNMTEIFLLSLLTGGLAALVQKNGGIDFILVHIKRRIKNQKSAQLGMASLVGTINTAIANNTVAIIIAGPIAKSINDEYGLDKKKTASILDIFACISQGFLPYGAQVLMILSFAKGQIDYLDLVFNTWYLLLLLIYTLLFIGLQPTRPS
- a CDS encoding WG repeat-containing protein, with translation MRLFPIIASFLFFNSVFSQEEYINIDKTYDRVPDELLQKVKDNGFESSGIYFINGYLNVNKNDLSTFMDTSGNILNQLYDFKTDMSSAKIFFTGQPVTGINDIGKKEEQRYINIKAFNAMGEPVQTEIGATGDYYFSSNMASVYDHYLSTDTDYFTVHYDKPDASKSGGYSLQEGLINGKGAIVLKAKYKSVRQIANDYFLIKTEDGASEIMNVMDRVTLPVKIGRILLFNEVPNVQQVNTFVSFNDKIIATDGDTDKWGVYDMANKKWSIPATYEELKPFNTFRQLGEHMKHILFTDTFFVKKEGKWGAVDSNNTTVIPFKYSKMDYNGASFIVYDENGHMNLFDIATQTELFDHFYDQINFDNDHPELAVLVSNGSVGIYDYANKSFIVDPSEGYKTYNSVNRNQNHLLKRKDAEGKDDMALFSIKYKKVIASGFRDYYVLHETKFGKIRHVDGTNSIIDMEGKTIIPPGKYMGKAGYQKGILFFYDSYGKRKKPVHCYKPSGEKVDTALCQETLSPDKKKKKKKK
- a CDS encoding IPT/TIG domain-containing protein, whose amino-acid sequence is MNYNSFKLFFSVSLFFSLVACSENESPTDEPTTDTELEVANVQSYSQDFGYNGDIVEITGSNFVESSSDVEVLFDGVALEIISAGKTSIQVKLPLVENGIPKLEINMKDRKVVSEVANAYEGNIGVLAKVPGEWALTKLEGALPNATIWTSQLVSPERLYYGLVSGSNGNTRTTWRSLDGGLTFKRWAYQGFSNVFQATSTDEGWAESLRLLKIPAGGSVNEKEEILFTTTDNSNSNIAAISVSDDLKTGMLITGSKTVYKTTDGGFTWDTVETLLPNTNFVFLDTKTGWSFSGNTIYMTTDGGLTWNEDLKAESRVDRIDIKDNVVVAKIENGILRYFL